In Acidobacteriota bacterium, one genomic interval encodes:
- a CDS encoding TonB-dependent receptor: MNSRTETESVRRRLGVVLAVLMLAPTITFGEEEAETEEGTPIVAEEIVVSANRYEAPRSEVGSAVTVIDAGEIEQRNQVAVLDLLRTVPGVEVTQTGGPGKVATVRVRGGTGGQAAVLVDGVRVNSVTGGSYDFSNMLAANIERIEVLRGPQATYGSEAMTGVISITTRRGEPGWRLNATAEAGSNEHQRFDFGLLGATDVWDYSVSGTDLSTDAVSHRYIEGQPLEDDPFENQTLSARLGATFLEDGRVDLRARSASGDTALDGFGPEDLNAMAAKDDETLALTVEKALGSFWRQTARIGRTEGLLVGTDPDTFWNNYTVDSQIQQIDLQSDVMLGADNVLNLGYSTETRKGVSAGNFDEEADLDSWFVQDQWSITDNTHVTAAVRGDEHSAFGSETSHRVTFASSWAEGQGRVHGSYGTAFRAPTFNELYYPFSGDPNLLPETTEGFDIGVEQRFGESGVSADLTWFDMEFDQLIQFYFPTFSFRNVANASSSGAEFTLRYRPNVDYSLELSHTYNETEDESTGDPLARRPKNRTTLVAQLRPTERFSAAVMAAVVSDRVNSDGAVMDDYTKVDLNLSYTRSLWQPFVRIENALDEDYFEVPGYVTPGRTFVVGLRLLRR, from the coding sequence ATGAACAGTCGAACAGAAACCGAATCGGTGCGCAGGCGCCTGGGCGTCGTGCTGGCCGTGCTGATGCTGGCGCCGACGATCACGTTTGGCGAGGAAGAAGCCGAGACCGAAGAAGGAACCCCGATCGTCGCGGAGGAGATCGTCGTCAGCGCGAACCGCTACGAGGCGCCTCGCTCCGAGGTCGGCAGCGCGGTCACGGTGATCGACGCCGGGGAGATCGAGCAGAGAAACCAGGTGGCGGTCCTCGATCTGCTCCGAACCGTGCCGGGCGTCGAGGTCACCCAGACCGGAGGCCCGGGGAAGGTTGCGACCGTGAGGGTGCGTGGCGGCACCGGCGGCCAGGCGGCCGTTCTGGTCGACGGTGTTCGGGTCAACTCGGTCACCGGTGGCAGCTACGACTTCTCGAACATGCTGGCCGCCAACATCGAGCGAATCGAGGTCCTTCGCGGGCCGCAGGCGACGTACGGCTCCGAGGCGATGACCGGCGTGATCAGCATCACGACCAGGCGGGGCGAACCCGGCTGGCGGTTGAACGCGACGGCCGAGGCGGGCAGCAACGAGCACCAGCGCTTCGACTTCGGCCTCCTTGGGGCCACCGACGTGTGGGACTACAGCGTCTCCGGGACCGACCTGAGCACCGACGCGGTTTCCCACCGCTACATCGAAGGCCAGCCCCTGGAGGACGATCCCTTCGAGAACCAGACCTTGAGCGCCCGGTTGGGCGCTACCTTCCTCGAGGATGGCCGAGTCGACCTGCGGGCCCGCTCCGCGAGCGGCGATACCGCGCTCGACGGCTTCGGTCCCGAGGATCTGAATGCGATGGCCGCGAAAGACGACGAGACCCTCGCGCTCACGGTCGAGAAGGCTCTTGGTTCCTTCTGGCGCCAGACCGCGCGAATCGGTCGCACCGAAGGACTCCTGGTCGGCACCGATCCGGACACGTTCTGGAACAACTACACGGTCGACTCGCAGATCCAGCAGATAGACCTTCAGTCGGACGTGATGCTGGGCGCCGACAACGTCCTCAACCTGGGCTACTCGACCGAAACGCGCAAGGGAGTGAGCGCCGGCAACTTCGACGAGGAAGCCGACCTCGACTCCTGGTTCGTGCAGGACCAGTGGTCCATCACGGACAACACGCACGTCACGGCCGCCGTGCGCGGCGACGAGCACTCGGCGTTCGGGTCGGAGACCAGCCACCGAGTCACCTTTGCGAGTTCGTGGGCCGAGGGACAGGGCCGTGTCCACGGCAGCTACGGCACGGCCTTCCGGGCGCCTACTTTCAACGAACTCTACTATCCGTTCTCGGGCGACCCGAATCTGCTGCCCGAGACCACGGAGGGCTTCGACATCGGCGTCGAGCAGCGCTTTGGCGAGTCGGGCGTCAGCGCCGATCTCACGTGGTTCGACATGGAGTTCGATCAACTGATCCAGTTCTACTTCCCGACGTTCTCCTTCCGCAACGTGGCGAATGCGAGTTCGAGCGGCGCCGAGTTCACGCTGCGCTACCGCCCGAATGTCGACTACAGCCTGGAGTTGTCTCACACCTACAACGAGACGGAAGACGAGTCGACGGGCGATCCGCTGGCCCGGCGGCCTAAGAACCGCACGACCCTGGTGGCGCAGTTGCGGCCGACGGAACGGTTCTCGGCGGCGGTGATGGCCGCGGTGGTGTCGGACCGTGTCAACTCGGACGGCGCCGTCATGGACGACTACACCAAGGTCGACCTCAACCTCAGCTACACCCGGTCCCTCTGGCAGCCCTTCGTCCGCATCGAGAACGCTCTCGACGAGGACTACTTCGAGGTTCCCGGTTACGTCACGCCTGGTCGCACCTTCGTCGTCGGCTTGCGGCTGCTACGGCGCTAG
- a CDS encoding sulfotransferase — translation MPGKDKVLPHSSTMAPPGTWLRLLWENGGAPPAYWGKVARILIPTTLAAPLRIFERLRWGGAVARVEIDKPPVFVLGVARSGTTHLLNLMSQDPQYAWISTFHAAVPTFFLTGRGRLKRLMAGLAPATRPMDNMKVSMDMPVEEDLAVANASPFSSLHALSFPQRGEWYFNRYCFMRGLSARDMKQWERVYMEVLRKATLDAGGRRLVLKSPANTGRIPHLLRLFPDARFIHIVRNPYVVYESLAHMFRSVIPMHQLHSITEEAPDDLALFLLRETLHQYLEDRASIPKGQLAELRFEDLERNPLSELEAVYATLDLPGWEAARVGIESYLSGIAGYQKNRYAIDASTVERVQRECRFALDTWEYLPPDG, via the coding sequence GTGCCCGGCAAAGACAAGGTCCTCCCGCACTCGAGCACGATGGCCCCTCCGGGCACATGGCTGCGCCTCCTCTGGGAGAACGGCGGCGCCCCGCCGGCCTACTGGGGCAAGGTGGCGCGGATCCTCATTCCGACGACGCTGGCTGCTCCTCTACGGATCTTCGAACGACTGCGCTGGGGCGGGGCCGTCGCCCGCGTGGAGATCGACAAACCGCCCGTCTTCGTGCTCGGCGTTGCCCGCAGCGGCACGACCCATCTGCTCAATCTGATGTCGCAGGATCCCCAGTACGCCTGGATCTCGACCTTCCACGCCGCCGTGCCGACCTTCTTCCTCACCGGCCGTGGCCGGTTGAAGCGCCTCATGGCCGGACTCGCGCCGGCGACCCGGCCGATGGACAACATGAAGGTGTCCATGGACATGCCGGTGGAGGAGGATCTGGCAGTCGCCAATGCGAGTCCTTTCTCTTCCCTCCATGCGCTCTCGTTCCCCCAGCGGGGAGAGTGGTACTTCAACAGGTACTGCTTCATGCGAGGCCTTTCGGCCAGGGATATGAAGCAGTGGGAGCGCGTCTACATGGAGGTGCTGCGCAAGGCGACGCTGGATGCCGGCGGCCGGCGGCTGGTGCTCAAGAGTCCGGCCAATACGGGGCGGATACCCCATCTCTTGCGCCTCTTCCCGGACGCGCGGTTCATTCACATCGTTCGCAATCCGTACGTCGTTTACGAATCCCTGGCGCACATGTTCCGTTCCGTCATACCGATGCACCAGCTTCACTCGATCACCGAGGAGGCTCCGGACGACCTTGCGCTCTTCCTCCTGCGGGAGACCCTGCATCAGTACCTCGAGGACCGTGCATCCATCCCGAAGGGACAGCTTGCGGAGCTGCGTTTCGAAGATCTCGAGCGGAATCCGCTGTCGGAGCTCGAGGCCGTCTACGCAACGCTGGACCTGCCGGGCTGGGAGGCGGCGCGGGTCGGGATCGAGAGCTACCTGAGCGGAATCGCCGGCTATCAGAAGAACCGCTACGCAATCGATGCAAGCACGGTCGAACGTGTCCAGCGGGAGTGCCGGTTCGCACTGGACACATGGGAGTACCTGCCGCCCGACGGCTAG
- a CDS encoding exodeoxyribonuclease V subunit gamma: MPNATGKQLSLLMDQPDAAFRVHASHRLETLARRLAEEMSRHPAEPLEPERIVVPDALLGQWLRLQLASHLGVAAHLRVEQPAQFAWAAMREEVAELTGESVYGPPHLRWRIFERLKNWTGDDEIARYLEDGDSRKRFELADQLAVAYDRCRVYRPDAIRAWQQGQGSGWHARLWRELAPAAPGAEHWVDAIDRYRDRLEQRPRAAGTRQRVSFFHPAALSPTYVEVLRLAARVMDVHLYLLSPSHDFWSRPAGAGEVESNELLDAWGRSARDLRALIGSEPDRVVVVDHPRSGDMPADAGTGRAGGTAEDLADVAARPTCLASVQRRILEDDPEAPVATGARTGSDDSIQIHVCHSPTREVEVLHDRLLGLFDTYSDIQPADVLVLTPDLDTYAPLVEAVFGSAGRVGVSIGRRRLKEGAALAAFLDLLELPGSRYAANDVLAPLLAESVRLQFGITDTGLATIRGAVAMARIRWGRDGEHRTELDVPASPNHNWRRGLDRLLLGYAMQEGETLVDGIAPSALDHWGQHTGAADYELLGRFRRYCDLAFALNDWTDAEHDATAWMERLQAEVLDAFFTSDHRAGPEAVREVNTVSRLLSEFDEECKRAGAAGAIPFPVLRDVLNDMAEKAARSAPRLDDGIAVADLASGQVFPARVICAVGMNDGAFPRRPRPPQFDFQADLFEGEARQPGDRDRRNEDRLAFLEALLAARRHFVLTYTGRDLQEDKPIPPSAVASELAEYLEQIFPDPGGKNDDEERDRWATRHPLQPFSPKYFEPGETALFSYSESMRNAAEALRASGDEPDRFAGELAAEPREETVELELEDLVRFAASPSQDFLRKRLDILLDVREDDVAADEPLDLNALESWQLKSDLAGIGEQGDERTIELAAARGLLPPRNLGLVQHRQSAAQVAALMEKLQPFQRHREAPRHRVEVEFGNVRLVGAVGQFDEGTNQLLFWRIGSLRPKDRIGVWLRLLALVAGRQQPATAHLLGSKDQVEHVALRGPERDEARSLLGDWVEVWRESQRRPLPFFASTSWVWTEKRAWSRKVQDEWSKQPWFEGNDPRHRLIFGDDPSGDDFERLAERLLRPLREASA, encoded by the coding sequence ATGCCGAACGCGACGGGCAAGCAACTCTCGCTGCTGATGGACCAGCCGGACGCCGCGTTCCGCGTCCACGCCTCGCACCGGCTGGAGACGCTGGCGAGGCGGCTCGCCGAGGAGATGAGCCGGCATCCCGCGGAACCGCTGGAGCCGGAACGGATCGTCGTGCCCGATGCACTGCTCGGCCAGTGGCTGCGGTTGCAACTCGCCTCCCATCTCGGGGTGGCCGCACATCTGCGAGTCGAGCAACCGGCGCAGTTCGCCTGGGCCGCGATGCGCGAAGAGGTCGCCGAACTGACCGGTGAGTCGGTCTACGGGCCGCCTCACCTGCGCTGGCGGATCTTCGAGCGCCTGAAGAACTGGACGGGCGACGACGAGATCGCGCGCTACCTCGAGGACGGCGACTCTCGCAAGCGTTTCGAACTCGCCGATCAACTCGCCGTCGCCTACGACCGCTGCCGGGTCTACCGGCCCGACGCCATCAGGGCGTGGCAGCAAGGCCAGGGAAGTGGCTGGCACGCACGGCTGTGGCGGGAACTCGCACCGGCAGCGCCCGGCGCCGAACACTGGGTCGACGCCATCGACCGCTATCGGGACCGGCTGGAGCAACGGCCGCGTGCGGCCGGGACGAGACAGCGCGTGAGCTTCTTTCACCCCGCCGCACTGTCGCCCACCTACGTCGAAGTGCTCAGGCTCGCCGCGCGAGTCATGGACGTCCACCTCTACCTGCTCAGCCCCAGCCACGACTTCTGGAGCAGGCCGGCGGGTGCCGGGGAGGTCGAGTCCAACGAACTGCTCGACGCCTGGGGCCGTTCGGCCCGGGACCTGCGCGCTCTCATCGGTTCCGAACCGGACAGGGTCGTCGTCGTGGATCATCCGCGCTCCGGCGACATGCCGGCCGACGCCGGGACCGGGCGTGCGGGCGGCACCGCGGAAGACCTTGCCGATGTCGCCGCTCGCCCGACCTGCCTGGCCTCGGTCCAGCGGCGCATTCTCGAAGACGATCCAGAGGCGCCGGTGGCCACGGGCGCGAGGACCGGATCGGACGACTCGATCCAGATCCACGTCTGTCACTCGCCGACCCGCGAGGTAGAGGTCCTGCACGATCGCCTGCTGGGCCTCTTCGACACGTACTCCGACATCCAGCCGGCCGATGTGCTGGTCCTCACGCCCGATCTCGACACGTACGCGCCCCTGGTCGAGGCGGTGTTCGGGTCCGCCGGCCGGGTCGGTGTCAGCATCGGCAGGCGACGACTGAAGGAAGGCGCCGCGCTGGCCGCCTTTCTAGACCTCCTCGAGCTTCCGGGCTCCCGGTACGCGGCGAACGATGTGCTGGCGCCGCTGCTCGCCGAATCCGTGCGTTTGCAGTTCGGCATCACTGACACCGGTCTCGCGACGATCCGGGGTGCGGTCGCCATGGCCAGAATCCGCTGGGGAAGGGACGGCGAACACCGTACCGAGCTCGACGTACCGGCTTCCCCGAACCACAACTGGCGCCGTGGCCTGGACCGGCTCCTGCTCGGCTACGCGATGCAGGAGGGCGAGACGCTCGTCGACGGCATCGCGCCCAGCGCGCTCGACCACTGGGGCCAGCACACCGGCGCCGCCGACTACGAACTGCTCGGCCGCTTTCGCCGCTACTGCGACCTCGCCTTCGCGCTGAACGATTGGACAGACGCCGAACACGACGCCACCGCGTGGATGGAGCGCCTTCAGGCCGAAGTCCTGGACGCTTTCTTCACCAGCGACCATCGCGCCGGGCCCGAAGCGGTCCGCGAAGTGAACACGGTCTCCCGGCTGCTCTCCGAGTTCGATGAAGAGTGCAAGCGCGCCGGCGCCGCCGGCGCCATCCCGTTTCCCGTCCTGCGCGACGTGCTGAACGACATGGCCGAGAAGGCCGCCCGTTCGGCGCCGCGACTGGACGACGGCATCGCGGTCGCGGACCTTGCGTCGGGCCAGGTCTTCCCGGCCAGGGTGATCTGCGCCGTCGGTATGAACGATGGCGCCTTCCCGCGCCGGCCGCGGCCCCCGCAGTTCGACTTCCAGGCCGACCTCTTCGAAGGCGAGGCGCGACAGCCCGGCGACCGCGACCGCCGCAACGAGGACCGCCTCGCCTTCCTCGAAGCCCTGCTCGCCGCACGGCGCCACTTCGTGCTGACGTACACCGGGCGCGACCTCCAGGAGGACAAGCCGATCCCGCCATCCGCGGTGGCAAGCGAGCTGGCCGAGTACCTGGAACAGATCTTCCCGGACCCCGGCGGGAAGAACGACGACGAAGAGCGTGATCGCTGGGCCACCAGACACCCGTTGCAGCCGTTCAGCCCGAAGTACTTCGAGCCGGGCGAAACCGCGCTGTTCAGCTACTCGGAGTCGATGCGGAACGCAGCCGAGGCGCTTCGCGCGAGCGGAGACGAGCCCGACCGCTTCGCGGGCGAACTCGCCGCGGAGCCTCGCGAGGAGACCGTGGAACTCGAACTGGAGGATCTCGTTCGCTTCGCCGCCAGCCCTTCTCAGGACTTTCTCCGCAAGCGGCTGGACATCCTCCTCGACGTCCGCGAAGACGACGTTGCGGCCGACGAGCCGCTCGATCTGAACGCCCTGGAATCCTGGCAACTGAAGAGCGACCTGGCGGGAATCGGCGAGCAGGGCGACGAGCGGACCATCGAGCTGGCCGCGGCCCGGGGCCTGCTGCCGCCGCGCAACCTCGGCCTGGTGCAGCACCGGCAGTCCGCGGCCCAGGTCGCGGCGCTGATGGAGAAACTCCAACCGTTCCAGCGGCACCGCGAGGCGCCCCGACACCGAGTCGAGGTCGAGTTCGGGAACGTGCGCCTGGTCGGTGCGGTCGGGCAGTTCGACGAGGGAACGAACCAACTGCTCTTCTGGCGCATCGGGAGCCTCCGTCCGAAGGACCGCATCGGCGTCTGGCTGCGGCTCCTGGCGCTCGTCGCCGGCCGGCAGCAGCCGGCGACGGCCCACCTCCTCGGCAGCAAGGACCAGGTCGAACACGTCGCGCTCCGTGGGCCCGAGCGGGATGAAGCGCGGTCGCTGCTCGGCGACTGGGTCGAGGTCTGGCGCGAGAGCCAGCGCAGGCCGCTGCCGTTCTTCGCCTCGACGTCCTGGGTCTGGACGGAGAAGCGCGCCTGGAGCCGCAAGGTCCAGGACGAATGGTCGAAGCAGCCATGGTTCGAAGGCAACGACCCCCGCCACCGCCTGATCTTCGGCGACGACCCGAGCGGCGACGACTTCGAGCGCCTGGCCGAACGACTGCTCCGTCCGTTGCGGGAGGCGAGCGCATGA
- a CDS encoding cytochrome P450 encodes MTIRFAEEILLLILDEEHGDLPKSYSEHLLDIVVAGAVLMDLALEGRIDTDLERLVLVDSTPLDDELLDPTLADVATGPGDRNADYWIARTAERGNEIRERALARLVENGILETDAGGMYFSSAVSRSRRYPTRDGRQMEEARLRIMRVLFSDEIPDPRDVVLICLSDASGVLRRLLTPQERSRLRARIEQIRKLDLIGRFLLPVIRQNRLAEPAPQAARPPSEIPEVKGLPLLGSALSMTGDLSIFFARQYKELGPVFRVRALNRRLLVLAGPEAVQFLQRQGKAHLRTGNEWLRFSWEMGASKTIIAQEGPPHVRMRKTMAPGLSPQCLQERMPDFMRITRTEIAGWLQGGPVAARSALQRMITRQAGALLANLDMVDGSDDLDRLLGTILDVEVARRRPRWWLKLPRVSRARRSYRALFEEIMAVHERHKPSGGPSNVVDDLLDLHRRDPRLLPEEDLPGVVGSILIAALHTAAYTVVFALYEALKRPRFLNAMRAEADALFDSGAAAAPPLSRLDVTNRFAMETMRVYSITPAVLRRVTNSFVFAGHTIPAGADIVIAYGAAHHLPEHFPDPQRFDIDRYTPERAEHRAAGVYVPFSAGAHSCLGKGLAQIQIALTLATIFHEADLEMRPPGYRLKVSYGLSPRPADSFRFVARRRRERDASLTA; translated from the coding sequence ATGACGATCAGGTTCGCCGAGGAGATTCTCCTGCTCATCCTCGACGAAGAGCACGGCGATCTGCCGAAGTCCTACTCGGAGCACCTTCTGGACATCGTCGTCGCCGGCGCCGTGTTGATGGATCTGGCACTGGAGGGACGGATCGACACGGACCTCGAAAGACTCGTCCTGGTGGACTCGACGCCTCTTGACGACGAGCTTCTCGACCCGACCCTGGCGGATGTAGCGACCGGCCCGGGCGATCGCAACGCGGACTACTGGATCGCCCGCACCGCGGAGCGGGGCAACGAGATCCGTGAGCGTGCGCTTGCTCGCCTGGTCGAGAACGGAATCCTGGAAACCGATGCCGGCGGCATGTACTTCTCGTCCGCCGTCTCGCGTTCCAGGCGCTATCCGACCCGTGACGGGCGCCAGATGGAGGAAGCGCGCCTGCGAATCATGCGGGTGCTGTTCAGCGACGAGATACCCGATCCGCGCGATGTCGTGCTCATCTGCCTGAGCGACGCCAGCGGCGTTCTGCGTCGCCTCCTCACGCCGCAGGAGAGGAGCCGGCTGCGGGCACGGATCGAGCAGATCCGGAAGCTTGACCTGATCGGCCGCTTCCTGCTCCCGGTAATTCGCCAGAACCGTCTCGCCGAGCCGGCGCCGCAGGCGGCCCGGCCGCCAAGCGAGATACCTGAAGTGAAGGGTCTGCCGCTCCTCGGCAGCGCCCTCAGCATGACCGGGGATCTGAGCATCTTCTTCGCCAGACAGTACAAAGAGTTGGGCCCTGTCTTTCGCGTGCGCGCCCTGAACCGGCGCCTGCTCGTTCTGGCCGGTCCGGAAGCCGTTCAGTTTCTGCAACGCCAGGGCAAGGCCCACTTGCGAACCGGCAACGAGTGGCTGCGTTTCAGTTGGGAGATGGGGGCCTCCAAGACGATCATCGCCCAGGAGGGCCCCCCACACGTCCGCATGCGCAAGACGATGGCCCCGGGCCTTTCGCCCCAGTGCCTCCAGGAGCGCATGCCGGACTTCATGCGCATCACCCGAACGGAAATCGCCGGCTGGCTCCAGGGCGGTCCCGTTGCCGCCCGCTCCGCGCTTCAGCGCATGATCACTCGCCAGGCCGGCGCACTGCTGGCCAACCTCGACATGGTCGACGGCTCCGACGACCTGGACCGCCTTCTAGGGACGATCCTGGACGTGGAGGTGGCGCGACGACGTCCAAGGTGGTGGCTGAAGCTCCCGCGGGTGTCTCGCGCTCGAAGGTCCTATCGGGCGCTCTTCGAGGAGATCATGGCAGTGCACGAGCGACACAAGCCGTCTGGCGGACCATCGAACGTAGTGGACGATCTGCTCGATCTTCACCGAAGAGACCCTCGGCTGCTCCCCGAAGAGGACCTGCCGGGCGTCGTCGGGTCCATCCTCATCGCGGCGCTTCACACGGCGGCGTACACAGTGGTCTTCGCCCTCTACGAGGCGCTGAAGCGCCCCCGGTTCCTGAACGCGATGAGGGCCGAAGCGGACGCCCTGTTCGACAGCGGAGCCGCAGCCGCGCCTCCACTGTCACGACTTGACGTCACGAACCGCTTCGCGATGGAGACCATGCGGGTGTACTCGATCACGCCCGCGGTGCTGCGCCGTGTAACGAACTCGTTCGTGTTTGCCGGCCACACGATTCCGGCCGGCGCAGACATCGTGATCGCCTACGGAGCAGCGCACCATCTGCCGGAGCACTTCCCCGATCCGCAGCGTTTCGACATCGACCGGTACACGCCGGAGCGGGCGGAGCATCGGGCAGCCGGTGTGTACGTTCCGTTCAGCGCGGGAGCGCACAGTTGCCTGGGAAAGGGCCTCGCCCAGATTCAGATCGCACTGACCCTTGCGACGATCTTCCATGAGGCCGACCTGGAGATGAGGCCCCCGGGCTACAGGCTGAAGGTCTCCTACGGTCTGTCGCCCAGGCCGGCCGATTCCTTCAGGTTCGTCGCGCGGCGCAGAAGAGAAAGAGACGCCTCCCTCACCGCCTGA